The proteins below come from a single Candidatus Poribacteria bacterium genomic window:
- a CDS encoding arabinan endo-1,5-alpha-L-arabinosidase — translation MPEIDREHGFSNINGPSLVRVPEWVKNPLGKYYLYFAHHRGAYIRLAYADAIEGPYTIYHPGALHRDATVFRGCDHIASPDVHIDAENQRFFMYFHGNPRGGQVSSWATATDGVNYTAADTMDRRNSAYFRVFWWKGHPYATYHGWISRAETPEWTAGFIQRDTPLFPRKSAEDNTGFPRHTANHLEGDTLTVYYSLYGDSPERIRKSTVQLTDDWNDWDPSAPIEVIAPKYDFEGVDLPISPSTGGLDRERVHELRDPAIYCEDGKTWLLYSVAGEQGLAIIQLAD, via the coding sequence ATGCCTGAGATTGATAGGGAACACGGTTTCTCGAATATCAATGGTCCCTCACTCGTTCGCGTGCCAGAATGGGTAAAAAATCCGCTGGGAAAATACTATCTCTACTTCGCACACCATCGCGGGGCTTATATCCGACTGGCGTATGCCGATGCTATCGAAGGACCCTACACCATCTATCACCCCGGTGCATTGCATCGTGATGCCACTGTTTTTCGGGGGTGTGACCACATCGCTTCGCCAGATGTACACATAGACGCAGAGAATCAGCGCTTTTTCATGTACTTCCACGGCAATCCCCGGGGTGGACAAGTAAGTAGTTGGGCGACCGCTACCGACGGTGTGAATTACACAGCCGCGGATACAATGGACAGGCGAAACAGTGCCTATTTTCGCGTCTTTTGGTGGAAGGGACACCCCTACGCGACGTATCATGGCTGGATAAGCCGCGCGGAAACACCGGAATGGACAGCAGGCTTCATTCAGCGGGATACCCCCCTCTTTCCACGTAAATCGGCTGAGGACAACACGGGTTTCCCGCGACATACAGCAAACCACCTTGAAGGCGATACTCTGACAGTCTATTATTCACTTTACGGCGATAGTCCAGAACGGATCCGTAAAAGCACCGTCCAGTTGACAGACGACTGGAACGATTGGGATCCATCTGCGCCAATAGAGGTCATCGCGCCAAAATATGATTTTGAGGGTGTGGATTTACCGATTAGCCCCTCGACAGGTGGGTTGGATCGCGAACGCGTACATGAACTTCGCGATCCAGCAATCTATTGTGAGGATGGAAAAACGTGGTTGCTCTATTCGGTCGCAGGCGAACAGGGTCTTGCGATTATACAACTTGCCGATTAA